Genomic window (Helianthus annuus cultivar XRQ/B chromosome 3, HanXRQr2.0-SUNRISE, whole genome shotgun sequence):
TGTCAAAAAATACTTATACATATTTTCATGTTGAGTTAAAAAAAATGTGAGGAACATGCTGTTAGTAAGTTTTATAGTTGTTTATAAACTTTATGTAAACTTTGTTACTACTTTATAGAAATCAAAGTTGAGGATTCTTTTTTATCTTAAAAGTCTTAAAGATATTTACCATTTATCTTAAAGATCGTTGGACTGAGTTGTAATTCTTGGTCCAGGTACTTAACATTATCTCGCATCATTATAAATATTTGCTCTTTATTAATATTTAACGTTTTTTTTATGTGTAAGAACGCCTTGTTTGAATTTGAATGAATGATGATTATGCAGTTTTATTTGGAGTTATTCTTGTTTGACTCGACCCGAATCGAATATCCGACCCGAACATATAACCCAAAACATAGTGATAGGAAAAAAGTTTTGGTGCCATGACTTTCCGCCCCCCGAAACTtctggtcaagctccgccactgattCCTGCTCGGTCCATTTTTTACGGACATCTGGGTGAAGGGACGAATCGGGGCTTTTATCCCGAGTTTGAACCGGAGGTGGGGCAAGGTTTTACGGATTCTATCCAGGTCCCGCGCATCAGGGGGTACGGTCCTATAGCGGTCGAGAAGTAGACTTGAACATAGCCTCAAGTAGGATGTGTTTACACGTGAGATTCTTTGTCGTTCAAAAAATATGACAAGACATTGTGTTGCGTGTACGGATGTACGATGATCTTTATAAATTTTGAGCCAGACAATGTTTGGTTGTAAAATCTTTGTGACTCAAAGGGTTATGTTCTTTGTAAATTTTATATTACGTTGACTAGAGTTATGACCCTAGTAAGACAACTCAAAGTTTCTGTTATGAAAATAGTTTTGACAGAAGTTCTTATAAAATCAGAAAAAGACCAACCTAAACTTAataaagaaaattatgaaacttgAGATCTATAATCTTGACTCTTAGTTAAACATCTTGGACTCCAAATTCGACCAAAATAGTTTAGTTATCATCGAGATATGCCTTAATAAAAATTGGGTCTGTGTTTACATTACAATCTATTATTCACCTACTGTtttaaaagaaacatgttttttaGCCACATTAGGGTGTTTTCTTATTAATTAAAGACTACAAGGTGTTCAATACATGTTTAATCATTAATATACTATTAAACCTTTGATAATTAGGGTTTATTAGATTAGATTATGTATAACAATGAACATAAATCAACAAGTAGAGAATTCATACCATTCTTGATTAAAGGCTCTTGATTTTACACCAAAGTTTGAGATTTGAGAGGGAATGGTGATGGGAGAGAGGTGGTGAACGGAAATTAGGTAGGGATAGGGATATATAACAAAACTTGGGGAATAACTTTTCGTTGGAAGTTAGGGATAACTATCATGGTTTTAAGTAAAATAAAAGGGTTTATTAAATTTTCAGAATTACTAATAaatattagagtaaactgcaattttaccccctgaggttaggggtcattggcatgtctaaccccccccccctaaggaaataattgcatttttaccccccactgtttgGGGTTACGTCGCATGTTTACCCCCTGACCATTTCAACGTTATTGTTACTGTTAGTTTGTATTGAAAAGTCTAAACTACCCTTCATCTTCCCCATTAATAGCTTGAACCCTGCCCTAAATGCTATCGTTCTTCAATCGACCCCCAATCCAAGCTTCAATCCCTCAATTCACTACCCTCAATCCCTCAATTCACTGCCCTTAATTCTCTGCCCTCTAATCACTGCCCTGAACATGTCTTCATCTTCGTCGTCTGTGCTTCGATTCAAGGGCAAAACTTAACATTCAGACATCATATGTCCATGTGGTGCGAAAACAGTGGTGAAACAATCAGAATCGACAGCTAATCCTGGTCGTTAGTATATTCGATGTGTAAGTTTCTTCTGTTTTATGCTTATTGAATCTTAACTTTGTTGGAAAGTCTTGCTTATGATGTCCGATAATAGGCATGTGATAATCGGCTTGTCCCTTGCTCCTACGATTTGTCTGTTAAAACCCTCACATATGTTGTTCAGCAACATATCACATTTAGCTCTTCCAGAAAAATATGCTCTTGACCAAGCGGTGAATGGGGTCTCATTTAGCCAATCATACATAGCTCGTTCTGTTGTCTTAATTTCTTCCAATAGCTTTGTTAAAGTATGGAATAGATGTCTTCCTTCCAGCTGACCAAAGCAAATTCTTGTAAAGATCTTCACGCCACTTGGATTTCATGTTCTCATGAATGTGCCTCAAACAAAATCTGTGCTCAACATTAGGAAAAACAGCTAGCATAGCAGGAATCAGACGCTGTGATACAAATGCAATTAATCACAATATTTTGCTATGAAAGTTTTTTGCAATGTTTTAATTAACACTTAAGAACTTATTACCTTTTGTCTGTCACTGATGAAGGTGAAACAAGAGTTAGCCGTACACCCTAGGTCATCTCTCAATAGTTGCAAAAACCACTTCCAGGTTTGTGTTGTTTCTGCCTCAACAAGGGAATAACAAACTGGACATATGCTATTGTTCCCATCAATACCAACAGCACTCAAGATCTGTCCAGGAAATGGACCTTTCATGGAACAAGCATCCACACCCAGCAATGGTCTTCCAATCATCTTAAATCCTTTCATCATAGAGGCAAAACAAAAATAAACCCTTCGAAACTGCCTTATAGGACTAGCTGAGTTCCCACATGGCTCCACAGCAATTTTAATTGTACTACCTGGGTTGGCTTTTAGAAGTTCATCACAGTATGACCTTAGCAGACCATACTGTTCTTGGTAATCACCGTAGATCTTCATAGTTGCTATCCTCTTGGCTCTGAAGACCTTATGTAGTGATATTTCAAGTTGATGCTTCTGAAGCAGTTGACTTTGGATTGCTTGAATTGGCATGTCTGGATTGCTTTCAATCATAGGTTGGATCTCTCTAGCAATCGAACTCATTGTGTACAAAGAAACGACCCTTGTTGTCAAACAATTGTGTTGATTATGAATGGTCTTCACACACCACTTATCCTTGTCTGTGTTCCTTGAGATGTGAACTGCCCAAGGACATATGGGCTTGGTATGCCTTTTAAGGTGCTTGTATTTTTGCCCTACTTTGGTGCATTTACTATTTTGCCCCTCTTCTCCCTTTTTTTTACAGGACCAAGTAGTGGTGGATTGCTTCCAAAACATACTACCCTATACCTTAACAATTCATTTTTTAGAATAAACACATCCCTCCTTACCTTAAGAGCATAATCTTTCACCATCTGATTCATCTTTTTCTTGTCATCAATAAGCTGACTAATATAGAATGGCAGATCATTTGGACCTTTTGAAGCACTCTTGTTTCTCCTCCTTATCTTCCTAGTAACCTTATCTATAAGGGTTGAATTGTCATTCGATCCACTTTCAAAATCCTCCAGGTCAACAGGCACATGACCTTCTTCGCTTCTGTCATCATCATGATCCCCATCACTTGAACCATCCAGCTCTTCCCTAGTAAAATCAACATTAGCCCTGAACCTCTGCATATCCACCTCTATTTCATAAACCAAATTATCTTCCTCAACATGCTCATAATCAGGATCACTTCCTTCACTCTCTTCTTCATTTTCATTCATACTATAATTCTGATTATTTATTGTAAATGATGCTGGAACA
Coding sequences:
- the LOC110931680 gene encoding uncharacterized protein LOC110931680, with amino-acid sequence MSSIAREIQPMIESNPDMPIQAIQSQLLQKHQLEISLHKVFRAKRIATMKIYGDYQEQYGLLRSYCDELLKANPGSTIKIAVEPCGNSASPIRQFRRVYFCFASMMKGFKMIGRPLLGVDACSMKGPFPGQILSAVGIDGNNSICPVCYSLVEAETTQTWKWFLQLLRDDLGCTANSCFTFISDRQKRLIPAMLAVFPNVEHRFCLRHIHENMKSKWREDLYKNLLWSAGRKTSIPYFNKAIGRN